In Anopheles arabiensis isolate DONGOLA chromosome 2, AaraD3, whole genome shotgun sequence, the genomic window GTTTTGCCGTGTGCGGCCACCGCTCCCGTCGGAAGAGCACCGGATCGAGTGTGGCTGGAAGTATCTGGACGAGCAGTCGATCGAGCTGATCGCGATGGACGGCAGCAACAAGCGGATGGACTTTAGCTTCGATCACGTGTTCCATCCGCGCACGACGCAGCAGGACATTTTCGATAACGTTTCGCCGCTGATACAGTCCGCACTGGACGGGTACAACGTGTGCATCTTTGCGTACGGCCAAACCGGCAGTGGCAAGACGTACACGATGGACGGTGTGCAGGACAGTTTGGGCGTCATTCCCCGCACGGTTGATCTGATTTTCAACGCCGTCAAAGACTACAGACGCTTCGGATGGGAGTATGAGGTAAGGTTTTGGGGGGCTTTTCACCGGAGGACACTCGGTGGTTGCTATCATAGGATGCTTTCATATTCTCTTCTTACCCACACAGATCCGTGTCACATTCTTAGAAATCTATAATGAAATACTGTACGATCTGCTCGACACTTCCGGCACGACGAAGGATCTGGAAATAAGGATGGCAAacgcgaaaaacaaaacagaagtgTACGTTTCGAACATCATTGAAGAGACGGTGGACACGACAGCGCGACTGCACCAGCTAATGAACATTGCCAAGCTGAACCGGGCGAcggccgccaccgccggcaACGAACGCTCGTCCCGGTCGCACGCGGTCACGAAGATAACGCTCATCGGCACGCACCAGGAAAAGTGTGAAACGTGCATCGGGTCGGTGAATCTGGTCGATTTGGCCGGCTCCGAAAGCCCGAAAACGAGCACACGCATGGACGAGACGAAGAACATCAACCGGTCGCTGAGCGAGCTGAGCAACGTGATACTGGCGCTGGTGCAGCGGAACGAGCACATACCGTACCGGAACTCGAAGCTGACGCACCTGCTGATGCCGAGCCTGGGCGGCAACTCGAAAACGCTGATGTTCGTGAACGTGGCCCCGTTTCAGGACTGCTTTACGGAGACGGTCAAGTCGCTCCGGTTTGCGTCGCAGGTGAACTCGTGCAAGCTGCAGAAGGTGAAGAAAAACAAGGTCCTGAGCGGTAACGGCGTCGTGTAATCGCACAGGTAAAACGATCCCAATGTATGAGCATCTATTTTGTAGCTTAagaattattgtttgtttattccgCTCTTCTTAACCTAACAGTTTTTACTGCTTTTTTGGACCATGGCGTGTTGGGTAACTGTAACTATCGCCTCCCGGGtgtgtaaaacaaacaaagggaGGGAATGCGCCAAACGGGAGAGCGAATATTATTCAAATTCTTTAATTAATGCCCAATCTTTTACTATTCAGCGACAATCGTTGGTTATGCGTTTATTATtacaatttaaagcaaaaacgaaAGGCTAACACACCAGCGTACAATAAATTAACGTATTTCCTTTTTAAGAAGCTTTCGGACGCAAGAATCATGAAGGCAAGCAGAAGCAGCTACCACACTACGTAGGGATATCACAAAAGAAGGATATTTCGTTGAATATTTGCAGCACCAAGTTGAGCGAAACGAGCGCAAGATGCATCACAACACTAACGTCGCGCGTGTGTAGTATGTCTATGGAGCGAGTCCGCGCCGAACGCTTCGGCCAAAACAGTACCATTACGTTGGCCACCAGCAACAGTGCTACGACTATAATGGCCAAAATAGCGAGCCAGAACAAAACACTAACGGCCGTGCTGTTGTTGTCGCTGTGTGCACGGTGATAGTTGATCGTTTGTGCCACATTCACGGACAGTATTGTGGCGAATAGCAGGATAATGTACAGCAAGTCGAAGCATTCCTTGCGGCGTTTAGACCATGGCCTCTGGTTGTGTTACAAAGGAAACgggggagagatagagagagagagcatgcaTTAGAACTGCATTTAAATGCATTACACCAAATCGTGCAGCACTACCCACCCGAATTCGCTCCATTGCCGGCTcagacggcactgcagttggGTGGACCCGCCGGTGGTAATGCTTGATTAAACAGAGCGGTACACTGTGCGTCCAAGTCGTTGAAAATCTGCAGCGTTAGATTGATGGTGAAGATGATCGCCATCAGCACGAAGCTGGCCCAGTAACGGCGTGGCGAGGGCGCAATACCCTCCCCCTGCAGCATGCGCAGCACTAGCAGCGGGTACTGGGGAATGGTTTCTTGTTTAATGCTCTATACCTTACCACAATCCATACGGTAACCGGCTTACCACACAGACAATCGAGATGGCCACCAGCACAATGTTGAGCCAGAACTTGAAGCCCAAATCCGAGCCCACCTGCAGCAGCGACTCTAGCTGGTGTATGTTCACCGTCAGGATCGTGATTAGCCCCGCAATGTTGTGCACGTCGATCGTGGGTGTGCGAGCTTCATTCGCACTACCGGTGGTACCTCCTGCCACCTCCACACCGTGCTCAACCTCTTCCCCTTGCTCCGCGGTTggtccctgctgctgctgcggtcgGCGCACTGTTTGAAACGGTAACGATTCGGGCTCACGAATCATTATGTACACGTCTGGGGAGAGGAGGGCAGGGCAGCCCGATGCTGTTCACCGTTGACCTACCGTGCCGTGCACGAACGTACTACAAAACGTTGCTATCGGAAGCGTGTTTAATATAAACTGAAATCAATGGCATCATCAAGTGCCCCCGCCTTCGTCTAGACAAGCTGGGCACGGTTTAAtgcagttttattttgttttttttttttgccatttctcGTTCACGATAAGATAAACAATCTCAGACAAAAACTGCATCCAAATTGTGCAAAATAGGTTAAATTTTGCTTGTTATCTAGTGACGACGAAACCTTCCTTCGTTCATAGATAAGAAGGGTTTGAATGCATTTGTGGCAGTTTGGCGAAAGGAAGGAATGCGAAAGAGCAGGATTAGGTTTCTCTTAATGCGTTTAAAAATAGGAAAGCAGTAGTATATTAAGTCAATATGTAACGTTTGAGTAAAAATAGAGCATAATTAATCATTTAAGTTacatcaatttaaaatttagaA contains:
- the LOC120895360 gene encoding uncharacterized protein LOC120895360 → MIREPESLPFQTVRRPQQQQGPTAEQGEEVEHGVEVAGGTTGSANEARTPTIDVHNIAGLITILTVNIHQLESLLQVGSDLGFKFWLNIVLVAISIVCVYPLLVLRMLQGEGIAPSPRRYWASFVLMAIIFTINLTLQIFNDLDAQCTALFNQALPPAGPPNCSAV